From the Trypanosoma brucei brucei TREU927 chromosome 6, complete sequence genome, the window CAGGGATTTGTTTGATGGCCTTTCATTTAAAGTCTACCGCGGGGAGCGAATGTTGTTGTGTGGTTGCAATGGTGTTGGCAAAAGCACACTGCTCAATATGATGGGTGGTTCACAGTACTTTAACAATACCGATGGGGCACTTCGAATCCTCGGTAAGGTCTGCTTTGAGGATATGTCACTAAATGCTTCCATCGCATTAGCTGGAAACTGGTGGGCATCTGCTCCCCCATGTGAAGTTTATGTGCGAGAAATGGTTGACCTTAATACGCCGCGTGCAAAGCATCTGTGCGAGCTGCTTGCTGTCAATTTAAATTGGGACGTGCGTTACCTTTCTGCTGGTGAGCTAAAACGGGTGCAGttgcttcttcgcctccaGGAAGAGCGACCCATCGTTCTGCTTGATGAAGCAACATCCAACCTTGACCTCGATATGCGCCACGCCCTGCTGTCATTTCTGTACAGTGAAAGTGTCAATCGCGGCGTTACAGTAATTTATGTTACGCACATCTTCGGTGGGCTTCAGGAATGGCCAACAGTTGTTATGATGTTGGACCGCAGTCGCCGTGGACTACATGCCACATGGGGAAGGAGCGGCGGTAACGTCGATAAATGTGGCGTCAGTATGGACCGCATTGTAGAGGAACTTATAATGCTGAAATCAAAAGAGCACGTGAACGTAATCGTGTGATGACAGTAGCGTAACAACAGGAAGTAACATAATCCCTCACATGTGGTTACCGCTCACTATGTTTGTGAgttcttttttacatttctttAACGACATCATCTTTTCGGTTACCGACCGCggttttgttcttcttacATTTCCTATGTTAATGTGACTGTGCTCGAACACTTTCGATGTGGCTTTATCATAAAATAActatctctttcttttttttttttgcgtggtATCACGACTTAGATTAATATTTCCTTATTGCCTACCTTCTTCATCTTATGGAGTTGTTTAATGCCATAGTGGTTCGCTGTCGTACCACATAAGATTTgaccccctttcttttttcctttgtgctTGCTGTTCAAAAAGGACCTTAGGCTGCAGATATAAACTCAGAgattatttatatattttgtgATTCTGAGCAACTGCGAATGACTCACAGGACGGCGGAAACGGGAGGCAAATCCAAACATCCACTGAGATCTTCAAATGGTGGTTACCTCTGTTCGCCCTTCACTTTGCAGCCTGCGTTTGAGACCATGGCAGAGAAGTACACGGTACGCGATGGAAAAGGCAGCAGCGGCCGCCTCAATTCCGCGAGGGaggttgatgatgatggtgggCCTGGTCGCCCATGGATGCGTGCGGGAGTAGGCGCCAAAACAATGAGTGCAAAGGAGCGccgccaacagcagcaggaggcggAGCGTATTTATGGTCCCAGCTCTTATATCGCTGATGGAGAGGATGAACTTCTTAACTCTTCAGGTAAAACAAGTAGTGCACCTGTGTTTGCTATAAGCTCGTGGGAGAAGGCTGCGTTGCAGAGTGTTATTCCGCGAGGAATGCGGCAGAGAAATGGTAAACaaggagagagaaataatagCGATTCGGCTGTCCTAACaaaagaagttgaagaagaTGAGAGAGTCCTAAAGGGAGCAGAGCAACAGTCTTCATTGATAgttgaaaagaagagaagaagcgaCGAGAAGGATATTTTACCGGCGAGGGTTCGCCGTCGTAAAGAGTCAGCTGGAAGTGAGTGTCACGACGGTTGCAACGGGAGCTCAGCAAATGTTTTGGCTCTGCAGGCGAAGAAGCCAATAAATAAACTCCAAATGCTAGATCAGATGCGAGATGCCGCTCTatttggaaagaaaaagaagggccTTCTAACTGGGCAGTTAGCATGAGGACCTTTTGGTTACGCTAAAACCTTTGTCTTCCTAATTAATTGTATTTCTCCTTTTACTTGTACTTGTTCCCACCATGTGGATTACTTTAGCGGAATTTTTTTCCCTACCTCTGttcctattctttttttattttttatatagTGAGTAGTAACGGTTGAATGTGCGGAGGAAAGAAGCTCTTTTCAATAATTAAATGATAAGGTTGAGCGCACATATAGCATAGTTTTGTGTTTATACGAGTTTACGCATGCAAAATTGTTTAATGTTATTCCGTGTTTATATTTTCTGTTTCGGGAAGACTGTTAATATCGTTGGAAGATACTGCCATCGGAAGTACTGAATTATCAAAGGTGCGCAACGGCTTAGGTAAACAGTACTTACTCTGACTGAAAGATACATGCTTTTACTGTTGAGAAGGGGAGGCATATCAACTTTTCATTTATGTCGCGTTGTGTACGGTGGGAGCAGGTAGGAAAGTAAGAATTGAGAACAGTTGTGTATaagtgtgtctgtgtgtgtataaataaataaataaatatatatatatatatatatatttatgtgttaCGTGTCTGCATGGAAAAGTTGAAGTTTCGGGAGAGATGCAAGTGGTGTGCACCAGAGTAACTAATGGTGCTGCATTGGGATGCCGGTGGAAAAGGGATGTTTCGTTTGCGGAGCCGGTGTGGCGGTGTTGAAAAATGACACGGTAagtatcgttttttttccccccctcagTAAATATCATGATTGGTCGAACCTTAATGCGATGGTTGGAGGTGCTTATCTATTACGTGAAGTTGCTGTTGGACAACCAGTTCTGTTGAACCtccttttatttgtattttcccAAAGTACCTTCCCGGTTCATTGCGATTGTTTATGGTGTACTTGAACTACTATTCCCCATTAActaccattttttttatttctccatttttcttttttttttttttaactggtgcttactttttttttcttttttttttcttaacaCCAACGTTACGTACTCATACGCCCACAAAAATTTTATTATTCATTTTCCGCACTATCAAGTCGTGGAATCAGTTACTGTAGATGCTCCAACGCGGTTTGGAAGCGGTGCTGCGCCAGTTTACAGCTGCTGATGAACGAGGTGCAGACAACACAAAGAACAAAGTGAGTGTTGAATGTTTGCAGGCACGCAGCAGTGAGGTTCGTAACTGTGAGAGTACAACAGATACAGCAGAAAAGAAGTCAAAGGCGCATCACGAGGAGGAATCCAGATATGACGAGGAATTCGTGCGAGATATATTGTCACGTGACCCCGTCCCCATCGATGAACTGCGCGGTTTAAGTCGAAGTGGTTGTCCCGCTGGTTTTCGTTACGAGGTGTGGTGTTACTTGACTGGGCACCTTCAACCATCGAGCCTGAACCGTGCTGCAGTTCTTACGCGTAAGCGACAGGAATATGTGGGATACATGCAAAGCAGTTACGGGTCTACTGACTGGGATGCTGCTTTTGCAGCAGTGGGAGATTCGGTAGGTAATGCGCCTGGCGGGGAATCTGGCAGTGGTGGTTCATCTCTCTGGCCTTCCTTTCGCAGTGGGGCTTCCGGTTTCGGTTCTTCTTCCTTGAACACTCCCAGTGACTCGGAGCTTTCAATATTGAAACAAATTCGAAAGGATATTCCGCGTATGGCAGCTGGTTTGGCATTTCTTAGCAACAGGCGAGTAATGTTGTCTGTGGAACGCTGCTTGTACATATGGGCACTACGTCATCCCGCCTGCGGTTATGTGCAAGGAATGGATGATTTTACAATTCCGTTTATTAGTGTTGTACTGGCAAATAGGGTTTGTAGGACAAAGACAGTGGCAGATCTCTACACACTTGATCCCGAGGAGGTGGGTGCGCTACTTTCTGTGGAGGTGATTAGTGACGAGGAATGGGTGAGTACCATTGAAGCGGATACATATTGGATGGTTTCCTACTTCCTAAGCGCTATTCAAGAGAACTATACGTACGACCAGCGCGGTTTGCATAGCATGGTGGAGAAACTGGAAGCTGTTGTTCGAGCAGTAAATGTGAAACTTTATAACCACCTCAGGAATGATCTGCAAATTGACTTTAAGCAGTTTTCATTTAGGTGGATGAATTGCCTACTTTTGCGTGAGCTTAATGCTACACAAGTACTACGCTTGTGGGATGCATATCTCGCTGATGAGGAAAAGGATTGGTGCACCACTCATGTTTACACATGCGCCGCATTTCTGCAATGGTGGTCAGCTGCGCTTCTACAGGAAAATGATTATTGCGTTGCAATAAAGTTTTTGCAAAATCTTCCTTCCAATGAACTGAGTGACCGCGATATCAGCGCAATTGTTTCGCAGGGAATAGTCATGCAAAAATTGTACAATAGCGCCCTTGCACATCTCGCGCAGTAGCAAATGAGTTGAttgttttaaaaataaaaataaaacaaagcgaGGGATTTGAAAAGAGGAATGCTGAATTTACGGCTCatgatgaaatgaaatgaaactgGGTGATTGAGTGTAAAATGGCGAAAGTTAAGGGGGGACGAGGAGAATTTATATAGTGTTGTAACCTTTTCAATGCAATGCATTCAAGTAAGATGTTGGGTTTCCAACGACTACGACGATGCGAAAGCCAGTAGATGGGGTGCATGAAATAGAAAAATTAATGAACcaactttttgtttctattttcctctcctctcctctcttgtttctttttttttttgctctgctGTTACCCTTATTTGaggtattttcttttgatatCTTTTTGATTTTCCTTTCGTCCCTTTAATTTTATCCAGTTATTCCGAACTTGCGCATcgttttgcttcatttcacTTAACCGTACTTTTTTCATCTACTTTTGTGgatgcatttcttttttttgttattgttgcagTTCCACCACATCCCCGTCTCCCATTTCatctatgttttttttccatttttttttctaccttttAACCCCGTCTGGTATTACACTCCAGATGCTACTATGCTCGATTGGTCATTATGATATATTGGCCCTTGTTGTTGCTACAGTTGccgttgtttctgtttttattcaTTGTGACCGGCAGCATCATCGAGTTTATGAAATGCAAATGTATCTTATGTGCTTTTACTCTTTGTTTGTTAGCGGTTCAGGTGCTTgttcaaatacaaaaaaaataaataaggaaaaatatATCTTTTATTCTATCAAGGGAAATTTGTCGTTCTCTTGAAGGTGTTTACGTCTGTTGCTCACATAAAAAGTTTTATGACTTGCTGTCGGATGGTGAAGGTCTTTGATTCAGTGGTCCTgtcgtgtgttttttttttttgcttatcGTTGTTGCAACTGCTTATTCGTACTTTGTGGCGGTCAACGCGGTAAGGCGATCTGAAACCtcttcaaaagaaaaggtaaaagaaggggaagatgttaagggaaagggggaaagttttCCGCACGCACGTTTGTGATGTAATGTTtcatttattaatttttctttgttatatatttcctcctctctttctttttacttctttGTGTTGGCACGACAGTGTGAGGATGATAATAACACCATTAGAGTTAACAATAATACGACTTTTGGGGTGCCTCTCCGATGTGTGTAATAATATTCATTCTTCATAATGTGCGTCAAATATGCTTTAGTGATATGTTGCTTTTCTATTTAtacttttatttctctttacaATTGGACATAGACACAATAATATTACCGAATTCCGTTACATTCCACAGTATAAGTGGTGACGGGGAGAGGTGGTGCAGTTGTGCTACACTTCGCTTGAGTGGATCTTTAAGAGtaatatagtaataataagtAATAAAgtaatttaatttttttttaaaataaaaacaaaggatAGGGAAAGAGTGACAGGAAATTTTTTGTGAAATTCACAGTTTAGGTACCGAAGGGGGAGGAAGGGATGGTCAAACTTGACGTCTCACTCCTTCGCTTTCTTGAAAATGAGGATTTTCGAGTGCTTACGGCGCTTGAAATGACTATGCGAAATCATGATGTGGCTCCTACTGCACTCATTGAGCGAATTGCGCAACTTCCACACGGCGGGTGCCGCAAACGACTACAGAACCTTCTTAAACACAAAATGATTCACCACGAAAACACCATGTATGACGGGTTTGCCATGAAGTACACCGCATACGATTATTTGGCGCTTAGCACGTTGAGCAAACGTGGCACTGTTGCGGGTGTAGGCCACCGCATTGGTTGTGGGAAGGAATCTGATATTATCCTCGTTCAAGACGAAGCGGGTCGTGAGTGTGTGCTGAAGCTTCAACGCCTCGGCCGCTGTAGTTTTCGTACTGTCAGTCGTAACCGCGATTATAAAAATGGACGGCGTCGGCATGGTGAGAGTTGGTTTTATCTTTCACGTCTGGCGGCAGAGAAGGAGTATGCATTCATGCGAACTCTTTATGACGAAGGTTTCCCAGTGCCTAAACCAATTGATCAAAACAGACATGCTCTGCTAATGGAGTTAGTGGGCGGAACGACCCTTAACAACATTAACGTTTTGGGTGATGCCGAGTTGGTATATCGTCGTTGTCTTGATCTGATGGTAAAACTTGCTGAGCATGGCCTTATCCATGGTGATTTTAACGAGTTTAACCTTATGGTAACCGAAGAATTACGAGTGATTGTTATAGACTTTCCGCAGATGGTGTCGACCAATCATCCCAACGCTAGTGATTTGTTTGATCGGGACGTTCATAATCTTGCCAATTTTTTTCATCGTCGTTTTAAAGTAAAAACGTTGTTTTACCCGACGCTTGAGAACGACGTTATTCGTAAAGGAGATTTGGATCGTGTGGTGTTTGCAAGCGGATGCTTCAGCAGGAAACAGCAAAGTGAACTCGAACGACTACTGGAGGCCCAACAGGTAATTGAAGCCGATGAAACCGAGAGTGAAAGCGGTGGCGAAGAGGACAATACAGAGGAGAAACGCGTAAAAGAACCggtggaagtggaaggaaaTGATTCTGCTGAAAGGGATGCAGGTGCAAAAATTTCTTATGCAGACCTCGAAGTTGTATGTGATGAGGCAAAAACAGGAGAGGATGATAGTGAAGTAGGGGATGAAGAATCCGATAGCGATGCGCGCTCCATTGACAGTGCAATAAATGTGGCTGCTCAACAGCGTAGGCAGCAGCACTTGAATCCGAACTACCTCCCAGATGGTACTCTTAATGAATCGCACGTACGGTCGGAAGTTAGACGTCGCATTCGTCGAAAAGATAATCAACAGTTCGACAAGGGTCTCCACCGTAACGTGCAGAAAGGACGTCAAAAGCAGAAAATACGTAGGAAACTGAAGCAtgcggaaaatgaaggaCTCTTTGACTAATATTTGTTAGGGGATGGAaggcatttttgtttttggttccGTTAGGGAACCAACtatttgttcccttttcctcatcccttttttttgtcttctgtcGACGCTGAGTCATACGCACACCCCACTGGAACTCAAAACGGTTAAAAGGTAAAATTAAACAGAAGTACGGTTGAACCTCTGGCACGCAGAGGAGAAAGGTGTGAGCAAGTATGTGATAGTACAAAGGAGTGTGCGGATGAAGGGGAATGTAAGTAAAtaatttaatttatttacgGACCTGTATTATGGGTATTTCCGTAACTTGTGGTAGTAACGAAGAAAGTTAACATCATTTTACCTATTGCTTCACATCACTTCACAcctgaattaaaaaaactgcTTGTATTTAGGAGTGTGGGTGCTCTTTCTACACATTCCTAATACTTCCCACTTTCTCAGACTGTTCCACATCTTGGAGTTTTGTACttcatccttttcttcctctcttcgatatatatatattttaaaaaaattgttttgaCTTGTAGTTATTTCGGCGATAACGTTTCTAGATCTATAAAATAGCACTACACCTTTTTAGATTACAGtttacatacacacacacacctactttttttttttacgtttttaattatttatatattttttggttggttgatttgagttttcttttgtgcacGCAATCGCACGACGGAAGAAAACGTAAAAGCAAAACCGACTCTttcataaaacaaaaaaaaacaaaaaaataataacatttttttttcactagAAAACAGACCAAATCAGATACAaggataaagaaaaaagaggggggaacgAAGAAGCAAGGGAACAGCTACAGTAAAGAAAGACACTCTCGTTCGCAGTTGCAAGTGAGGAGCCATATATAAAAATACTTTCTATAAATTAAAGCCAGAAACaaggaaagaagtgaaagaaaaatagcaaTAGCAATAGCAATAGCAAGAACACACAGAGACGCTAcaagtttgtttttccaaTAGAAATGTCCCACTTTCAGCCTTCGCCGTGTTTCAAtactttttcttcgtttctgCAGGAAATCACAAACatcggcagcagcggcataGACACGGAGAATAAGGAGAACATCCCACCGGGATCTTTTGGTCGGTTGAATGACGGTAAGGGAGGTTGCCGACGTAATAGCAGTCATACCTGCTTTCGtaagcagcaacaacaccaggaacagcatcagcagcaacagtTTCATAATATTCCCCGAGTGAATGATTGTTGCACGCCTATGAAAGAGGTTACatatcagcaacaacaatgccATACAGGACTAACACcaggaaataaatatatgatgAACTCGGCAAACAGAGATTACCCCGTAGGCATGAATGGAATTGATTTCCTGCTTTTAGATGAGAGTGACGTCTTTGACGGAAGGGATAACGGCTTCTTCACTCCAAATGTGAAGCGTCAAGGGGGAGTAACGGGCAACCACGGAAAGGTCTCGGAACTGTTTCACGAAAGCATGGAAGCACCTAGGCTAGCACGTAACCTAAATGATAGCATAGAGGGGGTTCCGCTTGTTGGCAACGTGCTGCAAGAGAGTGATGACGAGGATTGCCTTGATAGCTACCGCCCGACCGAAATGTCCTCGACGCAAATATTTAATCCACGGTTGCAGGGTCAAGAATCTCGGCACTGCCCGCAAGATCACTGCTCATATCAGAAGCAGGTACATCAACAACCAAGTGATCGATCACATTTACTCGGTTCTGCCTGGTGCGAAACCGCTCCGCGTCCGAAACCCCAACCTGAGCGCAATCACACCGCCACGCGCGTTACTCACGGTACCACACCATTGGTTGCAGTTGCTGGTAGGCGGGTACCTGTTGACAAACTACACCTTCTGCTTGGGGCTACCGCGCAGGATGGAGTGGATGGGCAGTCTGGTGCGCGAGATGCTGTGAATACTGTGCCCCTTGTTCCTTCTTCCCGTCCTACACCTTCTGCTGCTCAAACATTTAAAGTTATTCCACTTGCGCGTCCCTCGGAACCGTCAGTATCGCCCTCACCGCTTGCAACAACGCCCCAGAATACTGTTGCTGGACCCACAACACGTCGTCTTGCATCGTCGTTATTCCATAAGGAAATGGTTGTTATTGATTTCGGTAAAGGAAACATCATGCGGTTCAAACCTAACCCCGCTTTTCCACCTCCAGTACCGGGAAAGCGATACCTTGTTGCGGTACGCGCTAGCCGTAGTCCATACGATAATGTCGCATATAAGGATGCCGGATTGTGCTCTTATGTGCTTCGTCACCCAGCAGATGGTAGTGGATCTAATGGAACAAGTGCAACAGCAAACATAACCATTACCAAATCATCGGGCGATGTGGAGCGCGGTATTTTCGATGGCAGCATTATTCGTTGTATGGACACCCCGGGGGATGCGGTGCAGCTTCAACTTCTTGCCGTAGAGCGTGAGGCCGCTATTGTGGAATGCCGAAAACACTTCAAATTCCTCAACCTTCCGTTTGAGCTTGTGGACGTGCACTACACGTTCGATAGGACGATTTGTGTTGTGTATTACAACATACATCGCCAGGAGGGGACAAGCGGTCACCCCAACGTGTCTCGTCTCGTGAGGACGCTTCAATTCAGACTCAAATGCAAAGTACATTTAAAGGCGGACTTTTGCAGCGACTAATGTGCGGCGTCACTTCTTTTGCAGTTACGCATATtgggagggagagggagagggagagggagagagaaggtTTCAATGACTGCAAAAGTCCGTTAGTTTATAAttattgttggtggtggtggctttttttttttttttttgctgttgttggtattgttgatgttgcttttattttggtttgataaaaatttttttttctttgaacgTCATAAACAGTACCCAGGACGAAGGAAGTAAATGCTTAgaagggaaatgaaaataGATAACAATGAAGTGGAAGAGGCAATCACGAAATGAAAAATTGACGTTGAAGAagattctaaaaaaaaaaaagagaaaaggggaaatgaaggAGGTAAAatgtgaaagaaagaaggaaggacattaaaataaaaaaatagcagCGGCTCTGAAACTCACGATTTTGAAGTCGTTTTACCCTTGTggaatgcacacacacacacacacacacagaaaataTTCCAGCAGGAACTCTGAGAGTTGTGAGAGGaatatgtttatatttgtttatttgttttttttttggagggggGTTGGAGGCAGAAGAAAGGATGGAAGTTCTTAAAttgttcttctcttctctcttgtACTTCCtcaatatatacatatgacTATCAGATTCTCACATGCATATTAATGGAAGTCGTGAACACATTAGAAATTTAGCTTCATACTTCTTTAtgcgcattttttttttttggggggggaggggaggggcgttgttgttttattggCGTGCACTGTAATAATTTAAATATAATCCAGTTACCGAAATGACAAccactttttctccttcttttctgctaTTAGTTTGGTTCATCTTgggtacattttttttttgtcctgttttacttatttactttttactatttccgctcttcttctttttttttctaaatcaTTTCTCCTTGCTGCCATTTTCTTTGGACTTACCCGTCTGTccatatttatattatttatatatttgtttgtatttgcactttaaaaaaattttaaatgttttttctccctgtGCAGCagcaccttttccttttatgattttttttcttccttcttttttttttttaaaaatttttaccTGTTTGTGGTTGTCATAATTAACCATTAACGCCATAGAGCCGTCGCGGCGCTCATGAgatctttcgtttttctcccttttttttgtttaaatgAAGTTTGTGGAgagctttaaaaaaaaattgtaggGGATTTGAGCACCGCGGCAGGCCAAATTAAAAGGAGggacaagacaaaaaagaaaaaagaaaaaaacatagaaTTGTAATATTAAAAGAGTGACGGCGAGCcatgaataaataataataactaaaaagaaggagatgattttttttttatttagaaaaaaaatgaaaacaaaaaagataaaacaaaacttcttttttacgACCAGCGGATACGAGGATTAATAcaagtgaagaaggaaagagaaagaaaactggggaaagaaggtaaaattacaaagaaagggaaaaggaaagggaagacagaagaagaaaagagaagaaatgtgCTACAGCAAACATAAACAACCCTCCAGGTAATTCGAAATTTATATGCatatttgtcttttctttaagtttttcttcataaattattattattattattatttttttcatacACGAAGAGGAATTGTAATTGTTCTTATAGAGGGAAAACAACGCCACCACTTCCATGAAACttaagaaaagataaaaacaagtagcaattttttttctttttttaaattcttctTCCCACATTTTTTCTCCCTatattcttattttctttacacTGTTTTTATGAGGGAACTCGTAACTTGTCGCTGTGTTTagttgttttcatttgtttcgtTCTGTATTAAAagttgttgatttttttttgtttactcttCTCCTCTTGCAATTAgtgatgttgttatttttgataGCCccgtctttgttttgttttgtgtttctttttttttttcctcctctttcgtgtttcatttttgtatGACAACTCGCTCACATTCGCCGCGCCGCTCTTCAGAGAAACCTCTAGTGGTGGCATGTGCAATGTTAATGccgaagaaaataatatataaatattatatatattatttatatatttgtatatgtaaaaggaaaattaaataTGTGAGATAAAATCAAAGATGAAAGACGAGGTGAAATTAAATaggacagaagaaaaaaggaaaaaaaaagtgtcatCGTCGTGATCACAAGAATCATCTTTGATTAATGAGTAAGTAAGCAAGTGCGTGttaattaaattaaattttGTAACTAATATAtaacaagaaaatgaaaagagaatACTTGAGAGATGCCAGTTCATTAGATTTCAcaccatttttttatttttatttttattttttcattagatttttttttcattttagaTGCAAATGTGGAGAAAAGCGGAAGGAGTCGTACTGCCGAGTTGAAGGTTTTTTGTAGtaccttttttcttgtttcgtttttatttGAAAGTAAATTTGTGGTTCTTTCCTCTTATGCTCTTGTGCTCATTTACAAATCCTGTTACggtataaatttttttttttaaaaaaagaaagtgaaaaaagcaaacggaGCAAATCAAATTGACGAATGAAAGAACGAATAAATGACaacgaagagaagaaaaaataaaaaggaaattcGTGAACATAtgataaaaaaaactaaaaacagggggacgaaaagcaaaaagaaaaaaacacgtcAACATagacaaaaaatacatagGCAAACATACACGTCGatattatataaatataaatatatttatttatttatttatatttatatttatagtATTGATggttgtatgtttgtgtgcgttgAAA encodes:
- a CDS encoding GTPase activating protein, conserved; the encoded protein is MLQRGLEAVLRQFTAADERGADNTKNKVSVECLQARSSEVRNCESTTDTAEKKSKAHHEEESRYDEEFVRDILSRDPVPIDELRGLSRSGCPAGFRYEVWCYLTGHLQPSSLNRAAVLTRKRQEYVGYMQSSYGSTDWDAAFAAVGDSVGNAPGGESGSGGSSLWPSFRSGASGFGSSSLNTPSDSELSILKQIRKDIPRMAAGLAFLSNRRVMLSVERCLYIWALRHPACGYVQGMDDFTIPFISVVLANRVCRTKTVADLYTLDPEEVGALLSVEVISDEEWVSTIEADTYWMVSYFLSAIQENYTYDQRGLHSMVEKLEAVVRAVNVKLYNHLRNDLQIDFKQFSFRWMNCLLLRELNATQVLRLWDAYLADEEKDWCTTHVYTCAAFLQWWSAALLQENDYCVAIKFLQNLPSNELSDRDISAIVSQGIVMQKLYNSALAHLAQ
- a CDS encoding ESAG8-associated protein, putative (identical to GB:CAB46088.2: ESAG8-associated protein {Trypanosoma brucei brucei} (PMID:10413051)) — encoded protein: MSHFQPSPCFNTFSSFLQEITNIGSSGIDTENKENIPPGSFGRLNDGKGGCRRNSSHTCFRKQQQHQEQHQQQQFHNIPRVNDCCTPMKEVTYQQQQCHTGLTPGNKYMMNSANRDYPVGMNGIDFLLLDESDVFDGRDNGFFTPNVKRQGGVTGNHGKVSELFHESMEAPRLARNLNDSIEGVPLVGNVLQESDDEDCLDSYRPTEMSSTQIFNPRLQGQESRHCPQDHCSYQKQVHQQPSDRSHLLGSAWCETAPRPKPQPERNHTATRVTHGTTPLVAVAGRRVPVDKLHLLLGATAQDGVDGQSGARDAVNTVPLVPSSRPTPSAAQTFKVIPLARPSEPSVSPSPLATTPQNTVAGPTTRRLASSLFHKEMVVIDFGKGNIMRFKPNPAFPPPVPGKRYLVAVRASRSPYDNVAYKDAGLCSYVLRHPADGSGSNGTSATANITITKSSGDVERGIFDGSIIRCMDTPGDAVQLQLLAVEREAAIVECRKHFKFLNLPFELVDVHYTFDRTICVVYYNIHRQEGTSGHPNVSRLVRTLQFRLKCKVHLKADFCSD